A part of Rhodamnia argentea isolate NSW1041297 chromosome 8, ASM2092103v1, whole genome shotgun sequence genomic DNA contains:
- the LOC125316295 gene encoding uncharacterized protein LOC125316295 has protein sequence MDGFSGYNQIRMREEDKAKTSFTTLWGTFYYKVMPFDLKNGGATYRRAMVTLFHDMMHKEIEVYVDDMIGKSKCGEDHTIVLRKLLERLKKYKLRLNHAKCVFGARSGKLLGFMVSNRDIEVDPTKVQAILKLGPLSMANEVRSLLAGLNYITRFISRLSETAKPFFKLLKKNAKIKWDHECQQAFDEIKAYLSRLPVLLVTKDDPIKYFLEKPSLVGKLAKWQGHIALEEEEAEGHIPILSDNKWIMYFDGVVNLAGAGTGAVLISPDGQHYPVAAKLTFPCTNNVAEYEACILGLQSALNMKARKLRVYGESTLIILRTLGEWKTRDSKLIPYHEFLEQIIKEFEAIDFEYLPRTQNHFLDALATLASMLRVTKGIDIEPLRIGITQKPAHCMVIEEGFDDQPWYHDIKNYPTKGEFPSGSQAGDRKYIARIAGKFFLSDQILYKRSYDSVLPRCLDANEAKLLMREIHEGECGPTHEWLSLH, from the exons atggatgggttCTCCGGTTATAACCAAATCCGTATGAGGGAGGAGGATAAAGCCAAGACGTCATTCACCACACTATGGGGCACCTTCTACTATAAAGTCATGCCGTTCGATTTGAAAAACGGCGGAGCAACTTATCGTAGAGCAATGGTCACCCTATTCCACGATATGATGCATAAAGAAATAGAAGTGTATGTAGACGACATGATAGGCAAGTCCAAATGTGGTGAGGATCATACTATAGTATTGAGAAAACTGTTAGAACGGCTCAAGAAGTATAAGCTGAGGTTGAACcatgcgaaatgcgtatttggggCAAGGTCGGGGAAGCTGTTGGGGTTCATGGTCAGCAACCGTGACATCGAAGTTGACCCCACTAAAGTCCAAGCCATCCTTAAACTAGGTCCTCTTTCAATGGCTAATGAGGTGAGGAGTTTACTAGCCGGATTGAATTATATCACCCGCTTCATATCCCGGCTTTCGGAGACAGCTAAACCCTTCTTTAAGCTCTTGAAGAAGAATGCCAAGATCAAGTGGGACCATGAATGTCAGCAAGCCTTTGACGAGATCAAAGCATATTTAAGTCGTCTCCCGGTCTTG CTAGTCACAAAAGATGACCCAATCAAGTATTTCTTGGAGAAGCCGTCGTTAGTAGGGAAGTTGGCAAAGTGGCAA GGGCATATCGccctagaggaagaagaggccGAAGGCCATATCCCGATACTCTCTGACAATAAGTGGAttatgtactttgatggcgtaGTCAATCTAGCCGGGGCAGGCACCGGGGCGGTCTTAATATCCCCGGATGGCCAACACTATCCCGTGGCTGCAAAGTTGacatttccatgcaccaataatgTGGCGGAATATGAAGCttgtattcttgggttacaatcgGCCCTCAACATGAAGGCACGGAAGTTGCGGGTTTATGGGGAGTCAACGTTGATCATCCTACGGACCCTAGGCGAATGGAAAACAAGGGACTCTAAGCTCATCCCATACCACGAATTCTTAGAGCAAATTATCAAGGAGTTTGAAGCAATCGACTTCGAGTACCTGCCAAGGACTCAAAATCACTTTCTGGATGCTTTGGCGACATTGGCTTCTATGCTCCGGGTGACAAAGGGCATAGATATTGAGCCGTTGAGGATTGGCATTACCCAAAAACCTGCACATTGCATGGTGATTGAGGAAGGGTTTGATGATCAACCTTGGTATCATGACATAAAAAATTACCCGACGAAGGGCGAATTTCCTTCGGGAAGTCAAGCGGGAGATAGGAAGTACATAGCGAGGATAGCTGGCAAGTTTTTCCTTAGCGATCAAATTCTTTATAAGAGATCCTACGATTCGGTGCTCCCGAGGTGCTTAGATGCTAATGAGGCCAAGCTACTTATGAGAGAAATTCACGAGGGAGAATGCGGCCCCACACATGAATGGCTATCTCTTCACTAA